The genomic region TACTTTTACAAAAAATACCAGGAAGAACTTACAAGAATGAATTCCCTTGACTTTGAAGATTTAATTTTTAAAACCGTTTTTCTCCTCCAAACACACCCAGATATCAGAGGAGATGTACAGGAACGCTTCAGATTTATAATCGTCGACGAATTCCAAGACGTTAACAAAGCGCTCTATGAATTGATTTTACTATTAAAAGGTCCCAAAAACAAACTATGGGTCGCAGGAGATGAAACCCAATCTATCTACGGCTTCCGCGGTGCATCCCCAATATTCTTGAAAAACCTCGAATCAAAATACCCCGAAGCATCAAAACACTTCCTGTCAAAAAACTTCAGAACCGCGAGAAAAATCGTAGAGGCGGGATTAAACCTTTTAAGCCACAGCAGAGAAATCAGGCAGGTACAACCAACTACCTTTCTTATTGAGGAAGAGGGTAACGTTTCAATCTCTTATTTTGAAAATGAAATAAAGGAGGCTTATTACGTTGCTGAAAGGATCAAAGACCTCAAAGAAGAGGGTATCGATTACACAGATATGGCAATAATCTACCGCACAAACGACTATTCCAGAAGTATAGAAGATGCTCTTAAAAAATACGAGATACCTTATACCATCCTGGAAGGGGAAAGTTTTTACGATCTCCCCGAAATAAAGGTCGCTCTCGGGATAATAAATCACTGCTTAGGGAATTTTGAAGGCAAAAACATCGAATATCTTTTGAAATATTTTTTAAAAATACCTGCAAATATTGCAGCAAAGGCAATAAGAAAATATGAAGGCAGTGGGCGTGTGGATGTCTCAGGAAAAAGAGAAGAAATTTCAAGTGAGCTAAAAACACTAAATGCCTTCCTTTTGAAGTTAAAAAAAGAAATAGATGAGGAAACATCACCAAAAGAACCTTATGAAATTACTGAGGAAATAGTAAACTTTGGGCAAAGTCAGGGATGGTTTTCTTCAAAATCCATAGAAATTTTGCAGGAATTCTTGACTTCGCTTCACGAGACGGGAATAAAAAATCCAAAAGATGTCTTCAACTATGTTTCTTTGATGCGAGAGGTGGGAATATCCACTACAAGACATTTCGGAGTGCTTTTGCTCACTGCCCACAAGGCAAAAGGCCTCGAATTCAACACAGTCTTCCTGGTTGGCCTCGTTGAAGGACTTTTCCCACTCGGAAAGAAAATCCTGAAAAGAGAACATTTGGAAGAGGAAAGAAGGCTTTTGTACGTAGCATTGACAAGGGCGCAGAAGAACCTTTTTCTGACTTATCCTTTATACTATAGAAATGAGAAAAAGGAACCTTCTAGATTTATTCTTGAACTTATGAAAAGGAGATAAAATGATACCCCTTAAAGACCTTAACCCATCCAGGAGATTTCCGATACTGAATTTTATTTTGATTTTCGTTAACGTTATCGTTTTCTTTTATGAACTTTCCCTGGGAAGGGGAATTGTTAAATTTTTTTACGAATTCGGTTTTGTTCCCTATAACTTTACCTTATACTTAACTGGCAGGACTGATACCCCCTATATTACGCCGATTTTCACATCTATGTTTCTCCATGGTGGGTGGGCCCACATTATCGGAAATATGCTCTACCTTTACGTATTTGGAGATAACATTGAGGATACTCTCGGGAAAGTGGGATATCTCCTCCTATACACCCTGTCAGGAATCTCTGCAATCTTTGCTCAGTACATTATCTCGCCTCTTTCAAGAATTCCGATGATTGGTGCCTCTGGTGCGATTTCAGGAGTTCTTGGGGCATATTTAGTGTTTTTCCCACAGGCGAAGATTATCTCTTTGGTACCTGATCCCTTTACTTTTGGCCTCTTTTTTAGAATAGTTCCGATCAGCGCATTTTACTATCTCTTCATATGGTTTTTACTTCAGTTAATGCAGGGTGTGGCAACACTTCCCTTCGCCGGAAAGATCGGTGGAACCGCCTTCTGGGCCCACATAGGAGGCTTTATCTTTGGTGTAGTTTACGCCATTATATACCGCTCATTCAAGACTTACAGGCATAAGAAGGTATAAGAGTCTAAATTCTGATTGATCAGCAGGGCTGATCTTGCAAGCCATCTTCGGTCCATAGAAATTAAATACCACTTCGTCCCCAGGAATATGTCGAACGACTTCATGTAGAAATTTCACATTGAATCCTATCCTGAGATCCTCTCCTTTGTAATCTCCCGAGAGGAATTCCTTAGCCTTCCCACTCTCTGAGATACCGCTTAGATAGGAGCCATTAGAGGTTAAGTTCCATTCAACAACGGGGCTCCCAGAAGCTACGATTTCCTGGATCCTCTTAAGACTACCTTCCATTTCTTTTACGGAAGTTCGAAACGTAAATCCCTCTTCCTTAGGTATTACGTCCCTATAAGGCGCATATGGTCCTTCTATAACTCTCGTCACGAGCTTCGATCTCTTGAAAGTAAAGGAAAAGAGTCCTTTATCATGTGACAGGACTACCTCTTCTTCGTCTGTATTTTCAATAAAATCAAACACGTCTTTACTCAGAATTGCCTCGAACTTCGCTTCACTTGGTTCTACTTTTCTAACATAAAGACCAAGTTTGTGTGCATCCGACGCCACCATCCTCAATTCACCTTCGTCAACTTCAACTAAAATACCGTTCAAAAAAGGCCTTGGATCGTCCTTTGCCGCACAAAAACTAACGAAGGAATATCCCGTCAGAAGAGTGTCGGTGCTTACGGTGACACTCTTCTGCTCAACGAATTCCTTCATTCTTGGAAACTCTTCCGGCGGCAGGCTCGGAAAAGTGTACTCACTTTTGTCCCATTTAATTGAAGACACTCTGTCTGCATAAGCTATTTTTACAACGGGAACATCAAGGGTAGAGAGAATTCTCAATATAGATCTTCCAGGAACAGTAAAAGATGCGTTTTCCACACTTTCCACAGGTAGGTATCCCTTTATGGAAAAATCCATATTAGACGCATAAAGAAAGAGTTTACCATCCTTAACTTCAAAAAGGATATTACTCAAAATCGGGAGAGAAGCCCTTGAAGGTATCGCCGTAGAAACTTGTTGAATTAACTTGCGCAGATTTTCTTTATCCACAGCAATCTCCATAACTACCTCCTATTTTTAAAATCTTTTTTAAATATAAGTAACATTAGTAGCCACACCACAGAGCTGTGCAAAATTATAAAACCTCCTACTCTAATAATAAAAATGGTTGTGGAAAAGGGTGTGGAAAACATGTTAAATCAGCTTAAGTTTTCTGTTTATTTCACTGAGTAAAACTTCGATTTGTGGATCGTCTTTCATTTGCTCTATTTTTTGAATGCTGTGGAGAACAGTAGTGTGATCCTTTCCCCCAAAGTAACTACCAATTGCGCTCAGGGACAAGCCAATAATATTTCTTGCTACATACATAGCAATCTGCCTCGCAAGAACTACTTCTTTTTTTCTCGTTCTTGATTTCAGGTCGTAAGGTGTTAACTTGAATTCTTGGGCGACTACCCGCAATACCTCTTGCATGGTTACGTTTGGTGTTGGTTTTATGAAATTTGCAAGCAGTTCCTTAGCCTTATCCAGCGATACGAGGCTTTTTGTCAATGACATGTAGGCTTTCAATATTTTTATCGCCCCTTCAATGGACCTCACATTGTCCCTTATATTCTCAGCAATGAAGATTATAACATCTTCTGGTAAAAAGGTTTTTTCCTCCTCCAGTTTTTTCTTAGTGATGGCCACCCTCGTTTCGAAATCGGGTCTTCCTATCTCTGTTACCAATCCCCATTGAAAGCGAGAAACCAGTCTCTCCTCCAGTGCATAGATTTGCTGAGGAGACCTATCGGATGTCATTACTATTTGTTTCTGTTTTTCAAAGAGGTAGTTGAAGGTGTGAAACAATTCTTCCTGTAAGATGTTTTTATCCTGCAGAAATTGTATGTCATCAATAAGGAGGATATCAACGTTTCTATACTTTTCGCGAAATTCTTTCATCCTTTTCCGCTGAAGAGAGTCAATAAGATCATTCATCAGGTCTTCGCACCTTATCAAAGCAGCCCGAATCTTTGAACCTTTTGAGTATATGTAATTTCCTATTGCATTGAGAAGATGGGTCTTTCCGAGTCCAACTCCACCGTATATGAAAAGGGGGTTATATTCCTTTCCTGGATTTTGTGCAACCCTTGTAGCGGCATGGTAAGCCATCTCATTGGACTTTCCGACAATGAAGGTGTCAAAAGTGAAACGTGGGTTCAGAGGGTAGCGTGGAGAAAACATATCCCTTCTGGTGGGAGAAATCTTTTCTTCGGTGTCCTCTATTTCTCGGGCTTTTGGAGTAAAAATTACGGAAAAATTTTTCCCAAGCTCCTTCAGAATGTCATTGATAACTTTACGGTAGTTGGACTCTATCCACTCAATCCAGAAACTGTTTGGTGCCTCTACAATAAGCCTGTCTCCTGTAAACCCGACACCAGCGGTTTTTACGAACCAGGTATTATAGGAACTTTCAGGTAGTCGGGTTCTTAATATTTCAAGAATATCAGACCATATCTCTTTTGCTTTACCCTCATTCTCTCTAACCGAAATATTCTCCATACACTACTCCTTTTCACAAATATTCTAAATTTAAGTAATTATATCAGAGCAACTTATAAAGTTTTCCACAACCCCTGTGTGGATTTTTTGTAGATAACTTTGCAAATTGTTGATATATGGAAGGTTATGTAAGTCCTTGTTGTCCAATGACTTATGAGGAAGTAATCCTTTCATCCTAATGTGAATATAAGGGGTCGGTTTCAAATGGTCAAGTGCCTTCATTTTTCCCGTTTTTTAATGGTTTTTCCATTGTTTATATTTCTCAAGATCATCTTTCACTGATGCCACAACAAAACCAAGAACCGCAAGATCGTCGAGCATTCCAAGGGGTAAGGAAAGGTCCGGAATGAGGTCGAGGGGGTTAAGGAGGTAAAGGAGTGCAAAAACAGTTAAAGTTATAGTTCTCCACGGTACAACTTTGTACTCGTCTTTCCAGTAGTCTTTAATTAGAGATAATAAAAGGCTTAGGTCTTCTTTAAGGTCTTTTTGAATCTTTCCTTCCAGCTCTTTAAATCGGTTTTTAATTGATTCTTCATTCTTTACCACTTTTTCTACGTCTTCTTTTCTTACTTTCTCGCTTCCTTTCTTTATTAAGTCTTCAACCATACTAATCCCCCTTCTGCCTTAACTTGATGCGAACATATGCGATTAGGATAATGTAAAGAAGGGAAAATAGCAAAAAGTGAGTGGGAGAACCAATTTTTAAACTGCTGCCAGGTAGTTGGCTTAAATACCCCAAAGTATACAGCATGAAACGCGATAAAAACAAGGCGCAATTTCTGAATGGTATCCAGACAGGCAGTCCGATTATGTGAAAAAGGATAGCGAAGAAGGATTCAAAAATTAATAAAAAGGTTATAGGAACGAGAATAAAATTGGAGATTATAGAGAGGAAGGAAACTCTTTTGAAGAAAACAGATTGGATGGGTAAGGTAAAAAGAAGAGGCACAAGAACTGAAATAAGGTAACTCTCAATCTTCCCTCCCCATTTTTTCCTTTCTATTTTGATGGGAAAAACTTCCGAAAGGAAAAGATAACCGAGGATAGCTAAGTAGGACATCAGAAAAGAGGGGTCCCTAAGCCATGAAGGTTTGAAAAATATGGAGAAGGAAAAGGTGATGCCCCAGATGTTCAGCGCCCTTACCTTTCTGCCAAACAGATGGCTCAGATTGAGAAGGATAAGGAACCAGAAGGCTCTTAGACAGGGAGCCAAGGGACCAAGGGAAAAGGCGTAAAATCCTCCAAGGATAGAGGCCAAAAGTTTTGATATTAAGTCACTGCGGAAGATAAACATGAAGATGGTACTAAGTAATAGGAAAAGGAAGCCAATATGGAGTCCCGAAATAGCTAATAGATGTGCAACACCCGCTTTTCTGAACTTCTCAACGGTTTCTCTGTTTAGACCCTTTCTATCTCCTATTAATAATGCCTTTATAAGGATACTCTCTTCATATAAACCAAAAGTCTGCAAAAGGTGAAAATTAAAACGATTGTGAATATTATCAAAAAGGTTTTTGCTTTCCCCTACGACTTCAACTTGGTTAGGGATAAGCATGTTAATGTCTTTTTTGTAAACACCTTTTAATTTCAGAAGTGCACCCTGTTTGAATCCTGGCATTGAGGATCTCAGCTCAATGTGAGTTCCATTCAGTCTTAGTACCCCTTCGTTGTATATCCTGAAATCAGAGTTTATCTGGGTGTTGTCCAGTTCTGCCAGCATTTTTTGGGTTTTATTAAGAGGCAATCCCCTTAGAAATCCGATTACAGAAAAAAGTGCGAGAATTAAAAAATCGGGATTCCTTAAAAATGTTGAAAGTAGCAAAGAAAGGGACAAAAAGGCAATAAATAATGCGATATAAGGGGAAAATAGCATCCCCAGCCCCATGGCCACTGCTATGTAAAACCATGGGGCTTGGGATGGTTTTACACTACTCAATTTTTATGATTCTATAGGAATTTGAGTAATTTTCCTTGCCAGAGTCTATCTTGACTATGTAAACTCCCGACCGCAGTGAGGAAAGGTTTAATGTTAATTTTTGTTCGCCGGGTTTAAACATTTCTTGATACACAACCCTCCCTGTGGGATCATAGATTGTTACATTTCCGCCTGATGTGAAGTTTATTGCCTCTAAGTATAGGACATTCCTCGTAATGTTGTTTTTCAAGAAGACTGTAGGCCTTACCGCCTCTTCTATAGGGGTTATTTCTGGACTGTCAGTGGTGAATTTGATGAACTGGCTGGAAGCTAAAGGAGCGATGGAAGGATCATATTCACCGTTGAAATAGCACAATAGGCCAGTTGCGTGATTGGGTGATTCAATTCCTACCGTTGCATTTAGGTTCTGAGGTATGGTGTTGTAAAGGAAAATTATCTCACCGTCGCCAGTCTGGGTTTGATAGTAAGAGGGGTCTCTTAAAATGACCTCAAAGGTTGCTCTATCAGCCTGCCCCCATATTTTAACATCTTTCCACATGATAATAAATTCATGGACCTGTGGGTCGTAATAATAATAAATATCTCCGTTTGATGAAGGATCAAGATCAGGAAAGAAGGGTGCAATCGTTGCAGGAGGGTTGTTAGGATCGGGAATGGGTCTGTTTTCGTAAGCATTATTGCTTGTAGATCCCATTGCTATCCATCCGTTGGTGCACACTGATACCATGCTGTAA from bacterium harbors:
- a CDS encoding UvrD-helicase domain-containing protein: MIIPERLGKYRIIEFLGSGSFGSVYYAEDTLLKKPVAIKVQTARAEKSKELIEEARTLFELNHENIVRFFNIEIIDDKIVLVMEPVRGQTLRDVIEGQAPLKVEDALNMIKEVLKALDYAHNKGLVHGDIKPENILISEEGKIKLADFGLARILGKGELKPTIAGTPFYMAPEAWKGEITSFSDIYSLGCILFELLTKKPPFYAENIEELRNKVFNARIDKIPGVSFEVNGLVKKMLNKIPAKRPSAGQILSEIDRIMKSPEINFFTIESKKKGTFFGNLTEEQIDFVKDSNDVIILRGVVGSGKTTSLGYKVVYEIKVKQEEPQKFLFLTFTGKAVNLFRAILEKLLEEEVARETTAVTFHQFGQMVLRYGIERLGFSEDFRVITDKEAQDILKAFVGNAVQAKAYLREIKLAKANLLTPDKLEALAESDWMREVAYFYKKYQEELTRMNSLDFEDLIFKTVFLLQTHPDIRGDVQERFRFIIVDEFQDVNKALYELILLLKGPKNKLWVAGDETQSIYGFRGASPIFLKNLESKYPEASKHFLSKNFRTARKIVEAGLNLLSHSREIRQVQPTTFLIEEEGNVSISYFENEIKEAYYVAERIKDLKEEGIDYTDMAIIYRTNDYSRSIEDALKKYEIPYTILEGESFYDLPEIKVALGIINHCLGNFEGKNIEYLLKYFLKIPANIAAKAIRKYEGSGRVDVSGKREEISSELKTLNAFLLKLKKEIDEETSPKEPYEITEEIVNFGQSQGWFSSKSIEILQEFLTSLHETGIKNPKDVFNYVSLMREVGISTTRHFGVLLLTAHKAKGLEFNTVFLVGLVEGLFPLGKKILKREHLEEERRLLYVALTRAQKNLFLTYPLYYRNEKKEPSRFILELMKRR
- a CDS encoding rhomboid family intramembrane serine protease, translated to MIPLKDLNPSRRFPILNFILIFVNVIVFFYELSLGRGIVKFFYEFGFVPYNFTLYLTGRTDTPYITPIFTSMFLHGGWAHIIGNMLYLYVFGDNIEDTLGKVGYLLLYTLSGISAIFAQYIISPLSRIPMIGASGAISGVLGAYLVFFPQAKIISLVPDPFTFGLFFRIVPISAFYYLFIWFLLQLMQGVATLPFAGKIGGTAFWAHIGGFIFGVVYAIIYRSFKTYRHKKV
- the dnaN gene encoding DNA polymerase III subunit beta, with amino-acid sequence MEIAVDKENLRKLIQQVSTAIPSRASLPILSNILFEVKDGKLFLYASNMDFSIKGYLPVESVENASFTVPGRSILRILSTLDVPVVKIAYADRVSSIKWDKSEYTFPSLPPEEFPRMKEFVEQKSVTVSTDTLLTGYSFVSFCAAKDDPRPFLNGILVEVDEGELRMVASDAHKLGLYVRKVEPSEAKFEAILSKDVFDFIENTDEEEVVLSHDKGLFSFTFKRSKLVTRVIEGPYAPYRDVIPKEEGFTFRTSVKEMEGSLKRIQEIVASGSPVVEWNLTSNGSYLSGISESGKAKEFLSGDYKGEDLRIGFNVKFLHEVVRHIPGDEVVFNFYGPKMACKISPADQSEFRLLYLLMPVSLE
- the dnaA gene encoding chromosomal replication initiator protein DnaA; its protein translation is MENISVRENEGKAKEIWSDILEILRTRLPESSYNTWFVKTAGVGFTGDRLIVEAPNSFWIEWIESNYRKVINDILKELGKNFSVIFTPKAREIEDTEEKISPTRRDMFSPRYPLNPRFTFDTFIVGKSNEMAYHAATRVAQNPGKEYNPLFIYGGVGLGKTHLLNAIGNYIYSKGSKIRAALIRCEDLMNDLIDSLQRKRMKEFREKYRNVDILLIDDIQFLQDKNILQEELFHTFNYLFEKQKQIVMTSDRSPQQIYALEERLVSRFQWGLVTEIGRPDFETRVAITKKKLEEEKTFLPEDVIIFIAENIRDNVRSIEGAIKILKAYMSLTKSLVSLDKAKELLANFIKPTPNVTMQEVLRVVAQEFKLTPYDLKSRTRKKEVVLARQIAMYVARNIIGLSLSAIGSYFGGKDHTTVLHSIQKIEQMKDDPQIEVLLSEINRKLKLI
- a CDS encoding DUF1232 domain-containing protein encodes the protein MVEDLIKKGSEKVRKEDVEKVVKNEESIKNRFKELEGKIQKDLKEDLSLLLSLIKDYWKDEYKVVPWRTITLTVFALLYLLNPLDLIPDLSLPLGMLDDLAVLGFVVASVKDDLEKYKQWKNH
- a CDS encoding ComEC/Rec2 family competence protein gives rise to the protein MSSVKPSQAPWFYIAVAMGLGMLFSPYIALFIAFLSLSLLLSTFLRNPDFLILALFSVIGFLRGLPLNKTQKMLAELDNTQINSDFRIYNEGVLRLNGTHIELRSSMPGFKQGALLKLKGVYKKDINMLIPNQVEVVGESKNLFDNIHNRFNFHLLQTFGLYEESILIKALLIGDRKGLNRETVEKFRKAGVAHLLAISGLHIGFLFLLLSTIFMFIFRSDLISKLLASILGGFYAFSLGPLAPCLRAFWFLILLNLSHLFGRKVRALNIWGITFSFSIFFKPSWLRDPSFLMSYLAILGYLFLSEVFPIKIERKKWGGKIESYLISVLVPLLFTLPIQSVFFKRVSFLSIISNFILVPITFLLIFESFFAILFHIIGLPVWIPFRNCALFLSRFMLYTLGYLSQLPGSSLKIGSPTHFLLFSLLYIILIAYVRIKLRQKGD